In Pseudobacter ginsenosidimutans, the following are encoded in one genomic region:
- a CDS encoding porin family protein gives MKRKFLALSAVLALMAGAATAQNKTTFGVRAGVNFTNLNGEIGGNDLDLKMKAGFHVGVNAEIPLADEFFIQPGVLFSTKGAKADEGDGKINISYAEVPVNFLYKPEVGTGRLLLGVGPYLGIAVGGKFKGDGDDMDIEFTNDVENENEYLYSMKRLDFGGNLLFGYEFTNKFSVQLNAQLGMANLSPKFQGEKLDDTKMKNTSFGVSVGYRF, from the coding sequence ATGAAAAGGAAATTTTTGGCTCTTAGCGCAGTTTTAGCTCTGATGGCAGGTGCAGCAACCGCACAGAACAAAACCACTTTCGGTGTTCGTGCAGGTGTGAACTTCACTAACTTGAATGGCGAGATTGGAGGAAATGATCTAGATCTCAAAATGAAAGCTGGTTTCCACGTAGGTGTGAACGCTGAAATTCCTCTTGCAGATGAATTCTTCATTCAGCCAGGTGTTCTGTTCAGCACAAAAGGAGCGAAAGCAGACGAAGGCGATGGAAAAATCAACATCTCCTATGCTGAAGTTCCTGTGAACTTCCTGTATAAACCAGAAGTTGGAACAGGCAGGCTTCTCCTTGGTGTAGGCCCCTATCTTGGAATCGCTGTAGGCGGTAAATTCAAAGGAGATGGAGATGACATGGATATTGAATTCACCAATGATGTTGAGAATGAGAATGAATATTTGTATTCAATGAAACGTCTCGACTTCGGTGGAAACCTTTTGTTTGGTTATGAATTTACCAACAAATTCTCAGTTCAGTTGAACGCTCAGTTGGGTATGGCAAACCTGTCCCCAAAATTCCAGGGCGAAAAGCTGGATGACACCAAAATGAAAAATACTTCATTTGGTGTATCTGTAGGCTACAGATTCTAA
- a CDS encoding trans-sulfuration enzyme family protein: MQATTQLIHSIPVDPLTGAVSVPIYQTSTFVQDAPGVNKGYDYARSGNPTRATLESLIAQLEGGATGLAFASGLAAIDAVAKLLKTGDEIVAVDDIYGGAYRLFTQVYEQFGIKINFVDTSDPAKVLDAITPKTKLIWLETPTNPTLKISDIEAIAKIAKASNAWLCVDNTFATPALQQPLLLGADIVVHSATKYLGGHSDLIAGLVVTKDPELGARIKFYQNATGNILGPFDSWLVIRGIETLHLRIRQHSESALAIAKYLEQHPAVDKVYYPGLASHPNHATAKKQSKGFGGIVSFSLKQDHLDAATALVTSTKLFKLAESLGGIKSLVSHPASMTHKSIPAEKRQAAGVSDSLIRLSLGLEDVQDLISDLDQAFNTSAAKLEKSNTHQVAAC; the protein is encoded by the coding sequence ATGCAAGCGACAACACAACTCATTCACAGCATCCCCGTTGATCCATTGACCGGAGCTGTATCCGTGCCCATCTATCAGACTTCCACCTTCGTGCAGGATGCACCGGGTGTGAATAAAGGGTACGACTATGCGCGCAGCGGTAATCCCACACGCGCCACACTGGAATCACTGATCGCGCAGCTCGAAGGCGGCGCAACCGGCCTCGCATTCGCATCAGGTCTCGCAGCCATCGACGCCGTTGCCAAACTTCTCAAAACAGGAGACGAGATCGTTGCTGTAGATGATATCTATGGCGGCGCCTACCGCCTCTTCACACAGGTGTATGAACAATTCGGTATCAAGATCAATTTTGTTGACACATCCGATCCCGCCAAAGTACTGGATGCCATCACACCAAAAACAAAACTGATCTGGCTGGAAACACCTACCAATCCCACTTTGAAGATCTCAGACATCGAAGCCATTGCGAAGATCGCCAAAGCAAGCAATGCCTGGCTTTGTGTTGACAATACTTTCGCTACTCCCGCCCTGCAACAACCGCTGTTGCTCGGAGCCGATATTGTTGTACACTCTGCCACAAAATATCTCGGAGGCCATAGCGATCTGATCGCCGGACTGGTAGTAACCAAGGATCCCGAGCTCGGCGCACGCATCAAATTCTATCAGAATGCAACCGGTAATATCCTCGGGCCATTCGACAGCTGGCTGGTGATCCGCGGCATCGAAACATTACACCTCCGCATCCGCCAGCACAGTGAAAGCGCACTCGCAATTGCAAAATACCTGGAGCAGCATCCTGCAGTTGACAAAGTGTATTATCCCGGCCTCGCATCACATCCCAATCACGCAACAGCTAAAAAGCAATCTAAAGGTTTTGGCGGTATCGTAAGCTTCTCACTGAAGCAGGACCATCTCGATGCAGCCACTGCACTGGTTACATCCACTAAATTATTCAAGCTGGCCGAAAGCCTCGGCGGCATCAAGAGCCTTGTGAGCCATCCGGCCAGCATGACGCATAAATCCATCCCCGCTGAAAAGCGCCAGGCGGCGGGTGTTTCAGACAGCCTCATCAGACTCAGTCTCGGACTCGAAGATGTTCAGGACCTGATCAGCGATCTCGATCAAGCATTCAATACCAGCGCTGCCAAACTCGAAAAATCAAATACTCATCAAGTAGCAGCCTGTTAA
- a CDS encoding replication-associated recombination protein A, with product MAATSIPLAERLRPESLDELVGQQHLAGKGSILRTSIEQGKVPSMILWGPPGTGKTTIANIIAHTLQLPFFTLSAISAGVKDVREVIDIAKRTDKAILFIDEIHRFNKGQQDALLGAVEKGTITLIGATTENPSFEVNSALLSRSQVYVLKSLDEADLVKLLQHAMKDDELLSQKHIDLKETAALINISGGDARKLLNLFELVIDTLSTGNAGDADHPIVVTDNAVMEIAQQRIAMYDKSGEQHYDIISAFIKSIRGSDPNGAVYWLARMIEGGEDVKFIARRLVILASEDIGNANPTALVMANTTFDAVNKIGYPESRIILSQCAVYLASSPKSNASYMAINEAIAAVHQHGDLPVPLHIRNAPTKLMKNLDYGKGYQYSHSYENNFAQQEYLPDALAGRAFYTPGKNAREEELRRYLKNLWKDKYGY from the coding sequence ATGGCAGCTACATCCATTCCTTTGGCGGAGCGACTGAGACCTGAAAGCCTCGATGAACTGGTGGGACAACAACATCTCGCCGGCAAAGGCAGCATACTGCGTACTTCTATCGAGCAGGGCAAAGTACCCTCCATGATCCTCTGGGGCCCGCCCGGCACCGGTAAAACCACTATTGCCAATATCATCGCGCATACCCTGCAGCTTCCCTTCTTCACCCTCAGCGCCATCAGCGCCGGTGTAAAGGACGTTCGTGAGGTGATCGATATTGCAAAGCGAACAGATAAAGCGATCCTCTTCATCGATGAGATCCATCGTTTCAACAAAGGACAGCAGGATGCCCTGCTCGGAGCAGTTGAAAAAGGCACTATTACGCTGATCGGTGCCACCACCGAGAACCCCAGCTTTGAAGTGAACAGCGCCCTCCTCAGCAGGAGCCAGGTGTATGTGCTCAAATCACTGGATGAAGCAGACCTGGTGAAACTCCTGCAACATGCCATGAAGGATGATGAGCTCCTCAGTCAAAAGCATATCGATCTCAAAGAAACTGCAGCTCTCATCAATATCTCAGGCGGCGACGCGCGCAAACTGCTTAACCTCTTTGAACTGGTGATCGATACACTCAGTACCGGGAATGCAGGAGATGCGGATCATCCCATCGTAGTCACAGACAATGCAGTGATGGAAATTGCCCAGCAACGCATTGCCATGTACGACAAAAGCGGCGAACAGCATTACGATATCATTTCCGCTTTCATCAAATCCATCCGTGGCAGCGATCCTAACGGTGCCGTATACTGGCTCGCGCGCATGATCGAAGGAGGGGAAGATGTGAAGTTCATCGCCAGAAGACTGGTGATACTGGCCAGTGAGGATATCGGCAATGCCAATCCCACCGCACTGGTGATGGCCAATACCACTTTCGATGCCGTGAATAAGATCGGCTATCCCGAATCAAGGATCATTCTCAGCCAGTGTGCCGTGTACCTTGCCTCATCACCTAAAAGCAATGCTTCCTATATGGCCATCAACGAAGCCATTGCTGCTGTACATCAGCATGGCGATCTGCCGGTACCACTGCATATCCGCAATGCTCCCACCAAACTGATGAAGAACCTCGACTATGGCAAGGGTTACCAGTATTCCCACAGTTACGAAAATAATTTCGCTCAACAGGAATATCTCCCCGATGCTCTCGCAGGCCGCGCATTCTACACTCCCGGAAAAAATGCAAGGGAAGAAGAACTGCGCCGTTATCTGAAAAATCTCTGGAAAGACAAATACGGCTATTAA
- a CDS encoding TlpA family protein disulfide reductase gives MKSFFSLIVLVLPLTLLAQKLVVTITPDTTQVSPFLLLARDFASGENDTLLNFSGKQGKTIDTSIQISRVFVLTMEDPNFLIGPSDSIAFAYDYQKKKYKLLGGSWPENYSILQDIKNLLLPYKRYNPAGDNYEEYVRALDSASFARLSLLDNSMASGKLSSDAFNYMKHYIRYVHVNSLMRFTNSRSFKARYPATFSKLSDSLSITSFDKDKAEIFYEPIYQMSLLRSLTLQFRKQDSLNFPQNAIDYVLNKYKGIEKGTLLHLLLVNSPKLAADLDLNYFGNLVASLPSQDIPERYSRPVREAYKKRIVNGKMIPADIMQQAQLRTAEGTVHRLDLLLEQYKGKKILIDFWASWCGPCIAAIAEVKKIEKQYEDKNLKVLYFSLDTNEKSWKAAASKLGLGTFQYLLESDFSSSLATYFNIQGIPFYLLLDETGRAQILEPYELHNQF, from the coding sequence ATGAAAAGTTTTTTTTCCCTGATTGTCCTCGTTTTACCCTTGACGTTATTGGCCCAAAAACTGGTGGTTACCATTACACCCGACACAACGCAGGTTTCTCCTTTCCTGTTACTAGCGCGCGACTTTGCTTCCGGTGAAAACGATACCCTGCTGAACTTCTCCGGCAAACAGGGAAAAACAATTGATACGTCCATTCAGATCAGCAGAGTATTTGTATTGACGATGGAAGATCCCAACTTCCTGATTGGACCATCCGACTCCATTGCTTTCGCCTATGATTACCAAAAGAAAAAATACAAACTGCTGGGCGGAAGTTGGCCGGAGAACTACTCTATCTTACAGGATATAAAAAACCTGCTCTTACCATATAAGCGGTACAATCCCGCGGGAGACAATTACGAAGAGTATGTCCGGGCCCTGGACTCAGCCAGCTTTGCCAGGCTCAGCCTGCTTGATAATAGCATGGCTTCCGGTAAACTTTCCAGTGATGCATTCAATTACATGAAGCATTACATTCGATATGTACATGTAAATTCACTGATGCGTTTCACCAATTCACGATCTTTCAAAGCCAGGTACCCCGCCACTTTCAGTAAATTATCAGACAGCCTGTCCATCACAAGTTTCGATAAGGATAAAGCTGAGATCTTCTACGAGCCCATTTATCAGATGTCGCTGCTAAGATCCCTTACCCTTCAATTCCGGAAACAGGACAGTCTGAATTTCCCCCAAAATGCCATTGACTACGTGCTGAACAAATACAAGGGAATTGAGAAAGGAACCCTGCTGCATCTGTTACTTGTCAACTCGCCCAAACTGGCTGCTGATCTCGATCTCAATTATTTCGGCAATCTGGTTGCCAGCCTTCCATCGCAGGATATTCCGGAACGATATTCCCGGCCGGTGAGGGAGGCTTACAAGAAAAGGATAGTTAATGGCAAGATGATCCCCGCAGATATCATGCAGCAGGCTCAGTTGAGAACAGCGGAAGGAACTGTTCACCGCCTTGATTTGCTACTGGAACAATACAAAGGGAAAAAGATATTGATCGATTTCTGGGCAAGCTGGTGTGGTCCCTGTATTGCTGCTATCGCTGAGGTAAAGAAAATTGAAAAGCAATACGAAGACAAGAATTTGAAAGTGCTGTATTTTTCGCTGGACACCAACGAAAAGAGCTGGAAGGCTGCCGCATCGAAGCTGGGCCTGGGAACATTCCAGTACCTGCTGGAAAGTGATTTTTCAAGTTCACTGGCTACTTACTTCAATATACAGGGCATTCCTTTCTATCTGCTACTGGATGAAACGGGCAGGGCTCAAATACTGGAGCCATACGAACTGCACAATCAATTTTGA
- a CDS encoding 5' nucleotidase, NT5C type translates to MKRVLVDMDEVIADPMTAMINWYRKEYGLDVDYTKMKGSWANGFPEQHQHLIRARLNEPGFFRHLPVMKNSQRVLAEINKKYELFIVSAATEFPNSLKDKIDWLGDHFSFISWKQVVLCGDKRLCVGDYLIDDHTKNLVHFAGKPYLFDAAHNKDVKEYERLHNWEEVANALL, encoded by the coding sequence ATGAAAAGAGTTTTGGTTGACATGGATGAGGTGATTGCAGATCCGATGACTGCAATGATCAACTGGTACAGGAAAGAATATGGTCTCGATGTGGATTACACGAAAATGAAAGGCTCCTGGGCAAACGGATTCCCGGAACAGCACCAGCACCTGATCCGTGCAAGATTGAATGAACCCGGTTTCTTCCGCCATTTGCCGGTGATGAAAAACAGCCAGCGCGTACTGGCTGAGATCAATAAAAAGTATGAACTCTTCATCGTATCAGCTGCTACGGAATTTCCCAATTCACTGAAAGATAAGATCGACTGGCTGGGAGATCATTTCTCCTTCATCAGTTGGAAACAGGTTGTGCTTTGTGGCGACAAGCGTCTTTGTGTGGGAGATTATCTCATTGATGATCATACGAAGAACCTGGTGCATTTTGCCGGCAAACCTTATCTTTTCGATGCTGCGCATAACAAAGATGTGAAGGAATATGAAAGGCTGCATAACTGGGAAGAAGTGGCCAATGCCCTCCTGTGA
- a CDS encoding T9SS type A sorting domain-containing protein has translation MQLFVPYRKHRSFHIVSALALSITLATTSSSAAAQPASPQAATRDSIVVQKKVTSKKHKVKLFPNAKHEALFFNAEGVEGRVYQFYLFNVEGKLVKQANIKNNQTTIVRNLEKGNYLFEVFSDDERIENGQVIVL, from the coding sequence ATGCAATTATTTGTACCCTACAGAAAACATCGATCGTTTCATATTGTATCAGCCCTGGCGCTTTCGATAACGCTGGCAACAACATCCTCCTCTGCCGCAGCACAACCAGCTTCACCGCAGGCTGCCACGCGCGACTCCATTGTTGTTCAGAAGAAAGTGACCAGTAAAAAACATAAGGTAAAACTCTTTCCAAACGCAAAGCACGAAGCCTTGTTCTTCAATGCTGAAGGCGTGGAAGGCAGAGTATACCAGTTCTACCTGTTCAACGTGGAAGGAAAACTCGTTAAGCAGGCGAATATCAAAAACAATCAGACCACTATTGTGCGCAACTTAGAAAAAGGTAATTACCTGTTTGAAGTGTTCAGTGATGATGAGCGGATCGAAAACGGGCAGGTGATCGTACTATAA
- the uvrA gene encoding excinuclease ABC subunit UvrA, translated as MANVKVNKAVSGENGQNNGTTQQEMIDVFGARVHNLKNIDISIPKNKLVVITGISGSGKSSLAFDTIYAEGQRRYMESFGAYARQFIGDMERPDVDKITGLSPVISIEQKTTNKNPRSTVGTITEVYDFMRLLYARIGEAYSYNTGKKMVKFSEEEIVSNVFQRFTGKKITLLAPLVRGRKGHYRELFEDIRKKGYLKVRVDGEVKDLVPKMQVDRYKIHDIEVVVDRLPVTPDMKLRLSQSVQKTLQTGKDLMFLLVNDSDKVIQYSKQLMCEDTGISYEEPSPNSFSFNSPYGACPTCKGLGVVYQVSMDAIIPDPERSINEGGIAPLGEERENTIFKQVQQLAKKHKFKMDVPVKDLPAKAMNILLYGNETGPEEDEHLDFDTVDTEANLYMTEFEGIVPQLKRWFAASSSDAIRQWVEQFMELKACPTCDGARLKKESLWFKVDGKNISELSEFNLDKLMVWFNNIEDRLSDKQNVIAKDILKEIRERVQFLLDVGLTYLTLNRASRTLSGGESQRIRLATQIGSQLQGITYILDEPSIGLHQRDNQRLITALQNLRDIGNSVLVVEHDKDIMMAADHLVDIGPKAGYHGGRVVAQGNPQSLLKLDTLTSSYLNGHRGIAVPKERRKGNGKFLEIKGAKGNNLKDVSVKFPLGKFIVVTGVSGSGKSTLINETLYPILSKHAYNSRMTPMPYKSVKGLEHIDKVIEIDQSPIGRTPRSNPATYCGFFTDIRTLFAAVPEAKIRGYNAGRFSFNVKGGRCDVCEGGGMRVIEMNFLPDVYVPCEKCQGKRYNRETLEIRYKGKSISDVLDMTVEDAVVFFENVPYIYRKIKVLEEVGLGYITLGQSAVTLSGGEAQRVKLATELGKRDTGKTFYILDEPTTGLHFEDIQHLLDVLNKLVERGNTVLVIEHNMDVIKVADHLIDLGPEGGDGGGRILYEGVPEGLVTVKESFTGKFLKDEL; from the coding sequence ATGGCAAATGTGAAAGTAAACAAGGCAGTGTCAGGTGAAAACGGACAAAATAACGGAACCACACAGCAGGAAATGATCGATGTCTTTGGAGCCCGGGTACACAATCTCAAGAATATCGACATCAGTATTCCAAAAAATAAATTAGTGGTGATCACAGGTATCTCCGGCAGCGGAAAATCATCCCTCGCCTTCGATACCATTTATGCCGAAGGGCAACGCCGCTACATGGAAAGTTTCGGCGCTTATGCCAGACAGTTCATCGGCGATATGGAAAGACCGGATGTAGATAAGATCACCGGGCTTTCCCCCGTTATCTCCATCGAACAGAAAACCACCAATAAAAACCCGCGCTCAACCGTAGGCACTATCACCGAGGTATACGATTTCATGCGTCTCCTGTACGCACGTATCGGCGAAGCTTACAGTTACAATACCGGGAAAAAAATGGTGAAGTTCTCCGAAGAGGAGATCGTGAGCAACGTGTTCCAGCGTTTCACCGGAAAAAAGATCACCCTCCTGGCTCCACTTGTGCGTGGCCGTAAGGGACACTACCGCGAGCTGTTTGAAGATATCCGTAAGAAAGGGTACCTCAAGGTGAGGGTAGACGGTGAAGTGAAAGACCTGGTGCCGAAGATGCAGGTTGACCGTTACAAGATCCATGATATCGAAGTAGTGGTAGACAGACTCCCTGTTACACCTGATATGAAACTCCGCCTCAGCCAGAGTGTTCAGAAAACCTTGCAGACCGGCAAAGACCTGATGTTCCTCCTGGTGAACGACAGCGATAAAGTGATCCAGTACTCCAAACAACTGATGTGCGAAGACACAGGCATCAGTTACGAAGAACCTTCTCCCAACTCATTTTCGTTCAACAGTCCTTACGGAGCATGCCCCACCTGCAAAGGACTTGGGGTAGTCTACCAGGTAAGCATGGACGCGATCATACCGGATCCTGAACGCAGTATTAATGAAGGCGGTATCGCACCATTGGGCGAAGAAAGGGAGAACACCATCTTTAAACAGGTACAGCAACTGGCGAAGAAACATAAATTCAAAATGGATGTGCCGGTAAAGGACCTTCCCGCCAAAGCCATGAATATTTTGTTGTACGGCAACGAAACCGGCCCGGAAGAAGATGAGCACCTCGATTTTGATACGGTGGATACTGAGGCTAACTTATACATGACGGAGTTCGAAGGTATCGTGCCCCAGCTCAAACGCTGGTTCGCGGCCAGTTCCAGCGATGCCATCCGCCAATGGGTAGAGCAGTTCATGGAATTGAAAGCATGTCCCACCTGCGATGGGGCCAGGCTGAAAAAAGAAAGTCTCTGGTTCAAAGTGGACGGAAAGAATATTTCCGAACTCAGCGAATTCAATCTCGATAAACTCATGGTCTGGTTCAATAATATTGAAGACAGACTGAGCGATAAACAAAATGTGATTGCGAAAGATATCCTCAAAGAGATCCGTGAAAGAGTACAGTTCCTGCTTGACGTGGGCCTGACCTATCTCACGCTGAACCGCGCCAGCCGCACCCTGAGCGGAGGAGAGAGCCAGCGTATCAGGCTGGCCACGCAGATCGGATCACAATTGCAGGGTATCACCTATATTCTGGACGAGCCCAGTATCGGACTGCATCAACGCGATAACCAGCGCCTCATCACTGCTTTGCAGAACCTCCGGGATATCGGCAACAGTGTGCTGGTTGTGGAGCACGATAAAGATATTATGATGGCTGCGGACCACCTGGTAGACATTGGCCCCAAAGCCGGTTATCACGGCGGAAGAGTAGTGGCGCAGGGCAATCCGCAGAGCCTGCTGAAACTGGATACCCTTACATCTTCTTACCTCAATGGACATCGCGGCATTGCAGTGCCCAAAGAAAGAAGGAAAGGAAACGGAAAATTCCTGGAGATCAAAGGAGCCAAAGGCAATAACCTGAAAGATGTGAGTGTGAAATTCCCGCTGGGGAAATTCATTGTGGTGACCGGTGTGAGCGGTAGTGGCAAGAGCACGCTCATCAATGAAACATTATATCCCATCCTCAGCAAACATGCGTACAACAGCCGCATGACGCCAATGCCTTATAAGTCCGTAAAAGGACTGGAGCATATCGATAAGGTGATCGAGATCGATCAGTCGCCCATCGGACGTACACCCAGAAGCAATCCCGCCACTTACTGTGGTTTCTTTACAGATATCAGAACTTTATTTGCAGCTGTGCCAGAAGCAAAGATCCGCGGATACAACGCAGGTCGTTTCTCTTTCAATGTAAAAGGAGGAAGATGTGATGTTTGTGAAGGCGGCGGTATGCGTGTGATTGAAATGAATTTCCTGCCGGATGTGTATGTGCCCTGCGAAAAATGTCAGGGTAAACGTTACAACCGGGAAACCCTCGAGATCCGTTACAAAGGCAAATCCATCAGCGATGTGCTGGACATGACGGTGGAAGATGCCGTGGTATTCTTCGAGAATGTACCTTACATCTATCGCAAGATCAAAGTGCTGGAAGAAGTAGGACTGGGTTATATCACACTTGGACAATCGGCTGTAACCCTTAGTGGTGGCGAAGCACAGCGTGTGAAGCTGGCCACGGAGCTCGGCAAGCGTGATACTGGTAAAACCTTCTATATTCTTGACGAGCCCACTACAGGGCTTCACTTTGAAGATATCCAGCACCTGCTGGACGTGCTCAACAAACTGGTAGAGCGTGGTAATACAGTGCTGGTGATAGAGCACAATATGGACGTGATCAAAGTAGCTGACCACCTGATCGACCTTGGCCCGGAAGGCGGTGATGGCGGCGGCCGTATTCTATATGAAGGAGTTCCTGAAGGCCTGGTGACTGTAAAAGAAAGTTTCACCGGCAAATTCCTGAAAGACGAACTATAA
- a CDS encoding GNAT family N-acetyltransferase translates to MSSTTWSVKPFAALTPAELYAILRLRSEVFVVEQQCVFLDMDNKDQQCLHLMGWQGELLAASTRLVPPGISYELPSIGRVVSSPLVRGTGIGRELMQRSIDEVKLRWGTYDIKIGAQLYLMQFYNSLGFEQSSAIYMEDNIEHIEMIRYNSR, encoded by the coding sequence ATGTCATCCACTACCTGGTCAGTTAAACCATTTGCAGCACTCACACCCGCTGAACTCTATGCCATCCTTCGCCTGCGCAGCGAAGTCTTTGTTGTAGAGCAGCAATGTGTTTTCCTGGATATGGATAATAAAGACCAGCAATGTTTGCATCTCATGGGATGGCAGGGAGAATTGTTGGCTGCATCCACCCGGCTGGTGCCACCGGGAATTTCCTATGAGCTTCCTTCAATCGGTCGCGTGGTATCCTCACCGTTAGTTCGCGGCACAGGAATAGGAAGAGAACTGATGCAAAGAAGTATCGATGAGGTAAAATTACGATGGGGAACATACGATATCAAGATAGGAGCTCAACTATACCTCATGCAATTCTACAACTCACTTGGGTTTGAACAATCCAGTGCAATCTATATGGAAGACAATATCGAACACATAGAGATGATACGTTATAACTCACGCTGA
- a CDS encoding DUF6089 family protein produces the protein MKQHLRFSVGKRWVLSLAVLCGSLPAFSQYGEKSSSWEIGATIGPSNFLGDLGGNAGKGTTFLKDNNFPMTNLTFGLYVTYQPTEWLGFRLAGNFGKLEGDDAIIKGKGGYEEARKNRNQNFKSKFTEGLLLAEVYPTVFFEYDQSDTWHKIRPYGLIGVGMFKFNPQGQDPLTGRWVDLNPLSLEGQGFAEYPDRKVAKLTQMNIPMGVGVKFFLNEKVSLSAEVIHRKTNTDQIDGVSTTYIDPALFYKYFPVAKAQLAARMANKALDPVNHAPGRKRGTESNNDAYYTFGIKLGIRLGSGESYNNSTRCPIRF, from the coding sequence ATGAAACAGCATCTACGCTTTTCTGTAGGGAAGCGCTGGGTATTATCGCTTGCGGTTCTCTGTGGTAGCCTGCCCGCATTCAGCCAGTATGGAGAGAAGTCTTCTTCCTGGGAAATCGGAGCAACCATCGGCCCTTCCAACTTTTTGGGTGACCTTGGTGGTAACGCAGGAAAGGGAACCACCTTCCTCAAGGATAATAACTTCCCGATGACCAACCTCACCTTTGGTCTTTATGTAACCTATCAACCCACCGAATGGCTCGGATTCAGGCTGGCAGGGAATTTCGGAAAGCTTGAAGGTGATGACGCCATCATCAAGGGCAAGGGCGGATATGAAGAAGCCCGTAAGAACCGGAATCAGAATTTCAAATCAAAATTCACTGAAGGCTTATTGCTTGCGGAAGTGTATCCGACCGTATTCTTTGAATATGATCAGTCAGACACATGGCATAAGATCCGCCCCTATGGCCTGATTGGCGTGGGTATGTTCAAGTTCAATCCCCAGGGTCAGGATCCGCTGACCGGCAGATGGGTTGACCTCAACCCGCTGAGCCTGGAAGGACAGGGATTTGCAGAGTATCCCGACCGTAAAGTAGCCAAGCTAACGCAGATGAATATCCCAATGGGAGTTGGTGTGAAGTTTTTCCTGAATGAAAAAGTGAGCCTCAGTGCAGAAGTGATCCACAGGAAAACCAATACAGACCAGATCGATGGCGTGAGCACAACTTATATCGATCCTGCATTGTTCTATAAATATTTCCCGGTAGCAAAAGCACAACTGGCAGCAAGAATGGCCAACAAGGCCCTTGATCCGGTAAACCATGCTCCAGGAAGAAAAAGAGGAACCGAATCCAACAACGATGCCTATTATACATTCGGTATCAAGCTGGGCATCAGGTTAGGCAGTGGTGAAAGTTATAACAACTCAACCCGTTGTCCGATCAGGTTCTAA
- a CDS encoding OmpA family protein: MKLLKNTLTGLMAASVLLAGCSSMNKTQKGAVIGTAGGAAAGAIIGKVAGNAALGAIIGAAVGGVTGTVIGKKMDKQAAEIKNEVPGATVERVGEGIVVEFADKNAVLFGFDKADLTPATENSLNKLVQILKEYPDTNIEVQGHTDSRGTDEYNMQLSQRRATSVAGYLTRNGVASGRVTTKGYGESAPVATNDTDEGRAQNRRVNFLITANEKMKSDAKKESNN; the protein is encoded by the coding sequence ATGAAATTACTTAAAAACACCCTGACAGGACTTATGGCAGCATCAGTTTTATTAGCTGGCTGCAGCAGCATGAACAAAACTCAAAAAGGAGCAGTGATCGGAACGGCAGGTGGCGCCGCGGCAGGTGCCATCATCGGTAAAGTGGCAGGTAATGCGGCACTGGGCGCTATCATTGGTGCTGCAGTAGGTGGTGTAACCGGTACTGTGATCGGTAAGAAAATGGACAAACAGGCTGCTGAGATCAAGAACGAAGTACCAGGTGCTACCGTTGAGCGTGTTGGCGAAGGTATCGTTGTTGAGTTTGCAGACAAGAATGCCGTATTGTTCGGTTTCGACAAGGCAGACCTCACTCCTGCAACAGAGAACAGCCTGAACAAACTGGTTCAGATCCTGAAAGAGTATCCTGATACCAATATCGAGGTTCAGGGGCATACTGATTCAAGAGGTACCGATGAGTACAACATGCAGCTTTCCCAGAGAAGGGCAACTTCAGTGGCCGGTTACCTCACCAGGAATGGTGTTGCTTCAGGCCGTGTAACTACCAAAGGTTATGGTGAATCAGCTCCCGTGGCTACCAATGACACAGACGAAGGCCGCGCACAAAACCGTCGCGTGAACTTCCTGATCACAGCCAACGAGAAAATGAAATCTGATGCCAAGAAAGAATCGAACAATTAA